The following coding sequences lie in one Kitasatospora azatica KCTC 9699 genomic window:
- a CDS encoding WXG100 family type VII secretion target, whose amino-acid sequence MTARAVTDGGGGGPIAITPADLQQAALAFAGGQDKLDAACSALNSVLQNSAGMAGDDKWGTGFAKSYDPAATKLFDTMSAAVRALGQASTALVGTANNYLKADHHSNALPSALGPDTYQPPAVYADIVYPAPPTCVGPGSNDWPPPLDSHWPDGHQDQLRTAAGAYRTAAGALDDLAGSLQLTVQGLTDTNTSESVDAMGRFWGHVWKDGDPGGGAPLSTAKLACTVLAKACDDYANAIDKAHSEFENQLAEAGIAIGVTTALGVLGTVFTLGMSDGAAAGLDAAEAAAIVGGADALADAALTDIAAEGVATLDTELTTAAESVPELATADAETADVETTLDKELTDAETRAEDPAADPAQLTLAEKSQAVREILTDSDGNLIGEESATGVRMVTQEQVDQVKQELYDRLGPPETRTLPKGNLENWQLSGDPKVTISFRDFSDSGGDTIDFNNVPDLPVKRLHIPQS is encoded by the coding sequence ATGACGGCCCGTGCGGTCACCGACGGCGGTGGCGGCGGCCCGATCGCGATCACTCCGGCGGACCTCCAGCAGGCGGCCCTCGCCTTCGCGGGCGGTCAGGACAAACTGGACGCCGCCTGCTCGGCCCTCAACTCCGTGCTGCAGAACTCGGCGGGGATGGCAGGCGACGACAAGTGGGGCACGGGATTCGCCAAGAGCTATGACCCGGCGGCCACGAAGCTGTTCGACACGATGTCCGCGGCCGTCCGGGCGCTCGGGCAGGCCTCCACCGCGCTGGTCGGCACGGCGAACAACTACCTCAAGGCTGACCACCACTCGAACGCGTTGCCCTCGGCCCTCGGGCCGGACACCTACCAACCGCCCGCCGTGTACGCCGACATCGTTTACCCGGCGCCGCCGACCTGTGTCGGCCCGGGGAGCAACGACTGGCCACCGCCGCTGGACTCGCACTGGCCCGACGGGCACCAGGACCAGCTGCGGACCGCGGCCGGCGCCTACCGCACGGCAGCAGGCGCGCTGGACGACCTCGCCGGTTCGTTGCAACTCACCGTGCAGGGCCTGACGGACACCAATACCAGCGAGTCGGTGGACGCCATGGGCCGGTTCTGGGGGCACGTCTGGAAGGACGGCGACCCGGGCGGTGGTGCACCGCTCTCCACCGCGAAGCTTGCCTGCACAGTGCTGGCCAAGGCCTGCGACGACTACGCCAACGCGATCGACAAGGCGCACAGCGAGTTCGAGAACCAGCTGGCCGAGGCCGGCATCGCGATCGGCGTGACCACGGCCCTGGGCGTGCTCGGCACGGTGTTCACCCTCGGGATGTCCGACGGTGCGGCGGCCGGCCTGGATGCGGCCGAGGCGGCCGCGATCGTCGGCGGCGCGGACGCGTTGGCCGATGCCGCTCTCACCGACATCGCCGCGGAGGGGGTCGCCACCCTCGACACAGAACTCACGACGGCCGCGGAGAGCGTCCCGGAGCTGGCCACCGCGGATGCCGAGACTGCCGACGTCGAGACGACGCTCGACAAGGAACTGACCGATGCCGAGACCCGTGCGGAGGATCCCGCCGCCGATCCCGCCCAGTTGACTCTGGCCGAGAAGTCGCAGGCGGTCCGCGAGATCCTCACCGACTCCGACGGCAATTTGATAGGCGAGGAGAGCGCGACGGGGGTGCGCATGGTCACGCAGGAACAGGTCGACCAGGTGAAGCAGGAGCTCTACGACCGCCTCGGGCCGCCGGAGACCAGGACGCTACCAAAGGGTAACCTTGAGAATTGGCAGCTTTCCGGCGACCCGAAGGTCACCATCTCGTTCCGGGACTTCTCCGACTCGGGTGGCGATACGATCGACTTCAACAACGTCCCTGACCTGCCGGTCAAGCGTCTGCACATTCCGCAATCCTGA
- a CDS encoding WXG100 family type VII secretion target yields MTDRLVVDFGSMDQLHTGLGASADRLEEWLTDLDQALERIARSWQGEAHDAFYAAFAHWRGTSRELHADLRKLHELTGTAHGNYRAAQSANRAIWRNV; encoded by the coding sequence ATGACCGATCGTCTGGTGGTCGATTTCGGCTCGATGGATCAGCTGCACACGGGACTTGGCGCGAGCGCCGACCGTCTGGAGGAGTGGCTCACCGACTTGGACCAGGCACTGGAGCGGATCGCCCGCTCCTGGCAGGGCGAGGCGCACGACGCCTTCTACGCCGCGTTCGCCCACTGGCGCGGCACCTCGCGTGAACTGCACGCGGATCTGCGCAAGTTGCACGAGCTGACCGGTACCGCACACGGGAACTACCGCGCCGCGCAGAGCGCCAACCGCGCTATCTGGCGGAATGTATGA
- a CDS encoding TolB family protein: MPSVSADGRLVVFQSSSTDLVAGIPTPPPGDEDAPPPPAQIYIRDVVAGTTKLVSASASGTPGDFSSDTPVITPNGRTIVFYSYATNLVPGDTNGSSDVFEYDVATGVTTRVSLAADGSQANNGVLPGYHSPAAVSDDGKTVVFTSSSTNLVPGVGSASSALVYARDLRRGTTVLVSANQAGQPAQDFSQGQAISGDGRVVAFSSLASNLVPGDTNNNYDVFVRDLRTGTVTRVSVSSTGAQGTGSSSTDPVISRDGSTVAFMSGANGLTSDGPANPTGDIFVRNLRTGTTVKASIGLDGQSGNGWSGSRAASLSADGRYVSFQSLSTNLVSQPLASGYHVFVRDLLCKNTRVVTTAPNESGGGGYAGGLTASGKYVVFYSWASDLVPGWTNSSNPQIYLRRI, from the coding sequence ATGCCCAGCGTCTCCGCGGACGGCCGTCTGGTGGTCTTCCAGTCGAGCTCCACAGACCTGGTCGCGGGGATACCCACGCCTCCGCCCGGCGACGAGGACGCCCCGCCTCCCCCGGCTCAGATCTACATACGGGACGTCGTCGCGGGCACCACCAAGCTGGTGTCCGCCTCTGCGAGTGGCACACCTGGCGACTTCAGCAGCGACACTCCGGTGATCACGCCCAACGGCCGCACCATCGTGTTCTACTCCTACGCGACGAACCTGGTCCCCGGCGACACCAACGGCTCGTCCGACGTCTTCGAGTACGACGTGGCGACGGGTGTGACCACCCGGGTGTCCCTCGCCGCGGACGGCAGTCAGGCGAACAACGGCGTGCTGCCGGGCTACCACAGTCCGGCAGCGGTGTCCGACGACGGCAAGACGGTGGTGTTCACCTCCAGCTCCACCAACCTGGTTCCCGGGGTGGGAAGCGCGTCGAGCGCTCTGGTGTACGCGCGTGACCTGCGGCGCGGCACCACCGTCCTGGTCTCCGCGAACCAGGCGGGACAGCCGGCACAGGACTTCAGCCAGGGTCAGGCGATCTCGGGCGACGGAAGGGTCGTGGCGTTCTCGTCACTCGCGAGCAACCTGGTCCCCGGCGACACCAACAACAACTACGACGTGTTCGTCCGGGACCTGAGGACGGGCACCGTCACCCGGGTGTCGGTCAGCAGCACCGGAGCCCAGGGAACCGGCAGTTCCAGCACCGACCCCGTCATCTCGCGGGACGGGAGCACGGTGGCGTTCATGTCGGGCGCGAACGGGCTGACCTCGGACGGGCCGGCCAACCCCACGGGAGACATCTTCGTGCGCAACCTGCGCACCGGCACCACGGTCAAGGCATCCATCGGTCTGGACGGCCAATCCGGCAACGGCTGGAGCGGGAGCCGCGCTGCCTCGCTGTCGGCCGACGGGCGGTACGTCTCCTTCCAGTCACTGTCCACGAACCTGGTGTCACAGCCCCTGGCCTCCGGCTACCACGTCTTCGTGCGTGACCTGCTGTGCAAGAACACGCGCGTGGTGACGACTGCGCCCAACGAGAGCGGGGGCGGCGGATACGCGGGCGGTCTGACCGCGTCCGGGAAGTACGTGGTCTTCTACTCCTGGGCCTCCGATCTCGTTCCCGGGTGGACCAACAGCAGCAACCCGCAGATCTACCTCCGCAGGATCTGA